The following are encoded in a window of Clarias gariepinus isolate MV-2021 ecotype Netherlands chromosome 8, CGAR_prim_01v2, whole genome shotgun sequence genomic DNA:
- the map3k21 gene encoding mitogen-activated protein kinase kinase kinase 21 isoform X5: MDVPQAVFPNGEGRVAARGWPESSTPSSSSFSVAAAGSSCAHSAPARTRSLWTAAYDYEASGEDELSLRRGDVVEVLSKDAAVSGDEGWWTGKLNHRVGIFPSNYVTYRPAAVSTPSASQDPLHIPFSALVLEEIIGVGGFGKVYRGTWREQEVAVKAARQDPDEDITATAESVKQEAKLFAMLLHPNIIRLEGVCLEEPNLCLVMEYAQGGTLNRALTGRRIPPHILVNWAVQIAKGMQYLHEDAAVPIIHRDLKSSNILILERIENNDIGRKTLKITDFGLAREWHKTTKMSAAGTYSWMAPEVIKSSLFSKGSDVWSYGVLLWELLTGEVPYRGIDGLAVAYGVAVNKLTLPIPSTCPEPFAKLMEDCWEQDPHIRPMFATILEQLTAIEEAVMATMPQESFHSMQEDWRVEIQEMFDELRTKEKELRSREEELMRAALQQKSHEEVLKRREQQLAEREINVLERELNILIFQLNKDKPNVKKRKGKFKRSRLKLKDGNRISLPSDFQHKITVQASPSMEKRRSLNSNSSSPPSSPTLIPRLRAIQLTLDESNRTWGRSTIYKPEEFEDAKKGIKKKVRTWGPSSIQTKERGNSAERVRPLSDGNNPWSTTLLKSQKSVPLAALFAEQGTAKDETSSLEGSDSKPKQLKFPNQVYIDLPPWKDEQSEGPGVSVGGGEESQEEPATSTSSTSTTPQHTPTNSLKRAGGRRRTDTVLYGCASLLAAVALGLDLRDAHKATPTDDVEPREDKKKREGLFQRATRFRRSSSPRRDDNLLTMSSITECNSTKCLIHSDSEGPEHSPAFEAPLNGPGFYNTNQSGKNVGRTENQGAPVVPEHSSSGSRLRRKKSRPAVSQNEVPVISSSQKKKPDQENSQEKRTTSDSRPRPLSLRARPHCWGLLRSRNKSYSLGHCSGEKSVQSLDIMLSSEVKMGCSLLDVDTEGQKRDCTVPLCRIQSTPSRPSVFELEKEFFS; this comes from the exons ATGGATGTTCCCCAGGCCGTTTTCCCGAACGGTGAGGGACGCGTAGCCGCGCGCGGATGGCCGGAGAGCTCCACTCCCTCCTCCTCTTCGTTCTCCGTCGCCGCGGCCGGGAGCTCTTGCGCGCACTCGGCGCCGGCGCGAACGCGCTCGTTGTGGACCGCGGCGTACGACTACGAGGCGAGCGGCGAGGACGAGCTCAGCCTGCGGCGCGGCGATGTGGTCGAGGTCCTGTCCAAAGACGCGGCCGTGTCGGGCGATGAGGGCTGGTGGACCGGCAAGCTCAACCACCGCGTGGGAATCTTCCCGTCCAACTACGTCACCTACAGACCGGCGGCGGTGTCCACGCCGTCAGCGTCGCAAGACCCCCTGCACATCCCGTTCAGCGCGCTCGTGCTCGAGGAGATCATCGGCGTCGGCGGCTTCGGCAAAGTCTACCGCGGCACGTGGCGCGAGCAGGAGGTGGCCGTGAAGGCGGCGCGTCAGGACCCAGACGAGGACATCACCGCCACAGCGGAGAGCGTCAAGCAGGAGGCCAAGCTGTTCGCCATGCTGCTCCACCCCAACATCATCCGGCTCGAGGGTGTGTGCCTGGAGGAGCCCAACCTGTGCCTGGTGATGGAGTACGCGCAGGGAGGCACGCTGAACCGCGCGCTCACCGGCAGGCGCATCCCGCCGCACATCCTGGTCAACTGGGCCGTACAGATAGCCAAGGGCATGCAGTACCTGCACGAGGACGCCGCCGTGCCCATCATCCACCGCGATCTGAAGTCCAGCAACA TTTTAATACTTGAACGAATTGAAAACAATGACATTGGAAGAAAGACATTGAAGATTACCGACTTTGGCTTGGCAAGAGAGTGGCATAAGACTACTAAAATGAGCGCTGCCGGAACGTACTCGTGGATGGCTCCTGAGGTCATTAAATCCTCCCTGTTCTCCAAAGGCAGTGATGTATGGAG TTATGGAGTGCTTTTGTGGGAACTGCTGACGGGAGAGGTTCCTTACCGCGGTATTGATGGGTTGGCCGTTGCCTATGGAGTGGCTGTAAACAAGTTAACCCTCCCTATTCCATCCACCTGCCCCGAACCTTTTGCTAAGCTTATGGAAG ACTGCTGGGAACAGGATCCCCATATCCGGCCGATGTTTGCCACCATCCTAGAGCAGTTGACGGCCATAGAGGAGGCCGTGATGGCCACCATGCCACAGGAATCCTTCCACTCCATGCAGGAAGACTGGAGGGTGGAGATTCAGGAGATGTTTGATGAGCTGCGAACGAAGGAAAAG GAGCTGCGATCCCGTGAGGAGGAACTGATGCGGGCAGCACTACAACAGAAATCACATGAAGAAGTGctaaagaggagagagcaacaACTGGCTGAGAGGGAGATCAACGTGCTTGAGCGCGAGCTTAACATCCTCATCTTCCAGCTTAACAAGGACAAGCCCAATGTTAAAAAGAGGAAGGGCAAGTTTAAGCGCAGCCGTCTCAAGTTGAAGGATGGCAACCGCATCAGCTTGCCCTCAG ATTTTCAGCACAAGATCACAGTGCAGGCTTCACCATCGATGGAGAAGAGGCGGAGTCTGAACAGCAACAGTTCCAGTCCTCCAAGCAGCCCCACACTCATTCCCCGCCTCCGGGCCATCCAGT TAACTCTAGATGAGAGCAACAGGACATGGGGCAGGAGCACCATCTACAAGCCTGAGGAGTTTGAGGATGCAAAGAAGGGCATAAAGAAGAAGGTTCGCACATGGGGTCCAAGCTCCATTCAGACCAAGGAGAGAGGAAACAGCGCTGAAAG AGTCCGGCCGCTCTCGGATGGAAACAATCCTTGGTCTACTACTCTGCTGAAATCCCAGAAATCTGTTCCACTGGCTGCATTATTTGCAGAACAGG GGACGGCTAAAGATGAAACAAGCTCTCTCGAAGGTTCAGACAGCAAACCAAAGCAACTCAAGTTCCCCAATCAGGTCTATATTGATCTACCTCCGTGGAAGGACGAGCAGAGCGAGGGGCCCGGGGTAAGTGTAGGGGGTGGTGAAGAGAGCCAGGAGGAGCCTGCCACATCGACCAGCTCAACAAGCACAACACCACAGCATACACCCACCAACAGTCTGAAGCGTGCAGGTGGGCGGCGGCGCACAGACACCGTGCTGTACGGCTGCGCCTCTCTCCTAGCTGCTGTGGCTCTGGGTCTGGACCTGCGCGATGCCCACAAGGCCACGCCCACTGATGATGTGGAACCTCGAGAAGACAAGAAGAAGCGAGAAGGCCTGTTTCAGCGTGCCACACGTTTCCGGCGTAGTTCCAGTCCACGCAGGGACGACAACCTGTTGACCATGTCCTCAATCACAGAGTGCAACTCCACCAAGTGTCTCATCCACTCGGACTCTGAGGGTCCCGAGCATAGTCCTGCATTTGAAGCACCACTCAACGGCCCTGGATTCTACAATACTAACCAGAGCGGCAAAAATGTGGGCAGAACTGAAAATCAGGGCGCACCGGTAGTACCAGAGCATTCCAGTTCCGGGTCCCGGCTCAGGAGGAAGAAATCCAGGCCTGCTGTCTCTCAGAATG AAGTCCCTGTAATCTCATCCTCACAGAAGAAGAAACCTGACCAAGAGAATAGCCAGGAAAAACGGACCACTTCAGACTCCAGGCCCAGGCCATTGTCCCTGAGAGCTAGACCTCATTGCTGGGGTCTTCTGAGGAGCAGAAACAAGAGCTACTCTCTGGGTCACTGCTCTGGAGAGAAAAGTGTGCAGAGTCTGGACATCATGTTGTCATCTGAGGTCAAAATGGGCTGCTCTCTTTTAGACGTGGACACTGAGGGACAGAAACGGGACTGCACCGTTCCCCTTTGCCGAATCCAGAGCACACCAAGTCGCCCGTCTGTCTTTGAACTGGAAAAAGAGTTCTTTTCTTGA
- the map3k21 gene encoding mitogen-activated protein kinase kinase kinase 21 isoform X3, whose translation MDVPQAVFPNGEGRVAARGWPESSTPSSSSFSVAAAGSSCAHSAPARTRSLWTAAYDYEASGEDELSLRRGDVVEVLSKDAAVSGDEGWWTGKLNHRVGIFPSNYVTYRPAAVSTPSASQDPLHIPFSALVLEEIIGVGGFGKVYRGTWREQEVAVKAARQDPDEDITATAESVKQEAKLFAMLLHPNIIRLEGVCLEEPNLCLVMEYAQGGTLNRALTGRRIPPHILVNWAVQIAKGMQYLHEDAAVPIIHRDLKSSNILILERIENNDIGRKTLKITDFGLAREWHKTTKMSAAGTYSWMAPEVIKSSLFSKGSDVWSYGVLLWELLTGEVPYRGIDGLAVAYGVAVNKLTLPIPSTCPEPFAKLMEDCWEQDPHIRPMFATILEQLTAIEEAVMATMPQESFHSMQEDWRVEIQEMFDELRTKEKELRSREEELMRAALQQKSHEEVLKRREQQLAEREINVLERELNILIFQLNKDKPNVKKRKGKFKRSRLKLKDGNRISLPSDFQHKITVQASPSMEKRRSLNSNSSSPPSSPTLIPRLRAIQLSRSSDLTQRNSIYVYHQDVDITNECKPRTGRKVTLDESNRTWGRSTIYKPEEFEDAKKGIKKKVRTWGPSSIQTKERGNSAERVRPLSDGNNPWSTTLLKSQKSVPLAALFAEQGTAKDETSSLEGSDSKPKQLKFPNQVYIDLPPWKDEQSEGPGVSVGGGEESQEEPATSTSSTSTTPQHTPTNSLKRAGGRRRTDTVLYGCASLLAAVALGLDLRDAHKATPTDDVEPREDKKKREGLFQRATRFRRSSSPRRDDNLLTMSSITECNSTKCLIHSDSEGPEHSPAFEAPLNGPGFYNTNQSGKNVGRTENQGAPVVPEHSSSGSRLRRKKSRPAVSQNEVPVISSSQKKKPDQENSQEKRTTSDSRPRPLSLRARPHCWGLLRSRNKSYSLGHCSGEKSVQSLDIMLSSEVKMGCSLLDVDTEGQKRDCTVPLCRIQSTPSRPSVFELEKEFFS comes from the exons ATGGATGTTCCCCAGGCCGTTTTCCCGAACGGTGAGGGACGCGTAGCCGCGCGCGGATGGCCGGAGAGCTCCACTCCCTCCTCCTCTTCGTTCTCCGTCGCCGCGGCCGGGAGCTCTTGCGCGCACTCGGCGCCGGCGCGAACGCGCTCGTTGTGGACCGCGGCGTACGACTACGAGGCGAGCGGCGAGGACGAGCTCAGCCTGCGGCGCGGCGATGTGGTCGAGGTCCTGTCCAAAGACGCGGCCGTGTCGGGCGATGAGGGCTGGTGGACCGGCAAGCTCAACCACCGCGTGGGAATCTTCCCGTCCAACTACGTCACCTACAGACCGGCGGCGGTGTCCACGCCGTCAGCGTCGCAAGACCCCCTGCACATCCCGTTCAGCGCGCTCGTGCTCGAGGAGATCATCGGCGTCGGCGGCTTCGGCAAAGTCTACCGCGGCACGTGGCGCGAGCAGGAGGTGGCCGTGAAGGCGGCGCGTCAGGACCCAGACGAGGACATCACCGCCACAGCGGAGAGCGTCAAGCAGGAGGCCAAGCTGTTCGCCATGCTGCTCCACCCCAACATCATCCGGCTCGAGGGTGTGTGCCTGGAGGAGCCCAACCTGTGCCTGGTGATGGAGTACGCGCAGGGAGGCACGCTGAACCGCGCGCTCACCGGCAGGCGCATCCCGCCGCACATCCTGGTCAACTGGGCCGTACAGATAGCCAAGGGCATGCAGTACCTGCACGAGGACGCCGCCGTGCCCATCATCCACCGCGATCTGAAGTCCAGCAACA TTTTAATACTTGAACGAATTGAAAACAATGACATTGGAAGAAAGACATTGAAGATTACCGACTTTGGCTTGGCAAGAGAGTGGCATAAGACTACTAAAATGAGCGCTGCCGGAACGTACTCGTGGATGGCTCCTGAGGTCATTAAATCCTCCCTGTTCTCCAAAGGCAGTGATGTATGGAG TTATGGAGTGCTTTTGTGGGAACTGCTGACGGGAGAGGTTCCTTACCGCGGTATTGATGGGTTGGCCGTTGCCTATGGAGTGGCTGTAAACAAGTTAACCCTCCCTATTCCATCCACCTGCCCCGAACCTTTTGCTAAGCTTATGGAAG ACTGCTGGGAACAGGATCCCCATATCCGGCCGATGTTTGCCACCATCCTAGAGCAGTTGACGGCCATAGAGGAGGCCGTGATGGCCACCATGCCACAGGAATCCTTCCACTCCATGCAGGAAGACTGGAGGGTGGAGATTCAGGAGATGTTTGATGAGCTGCGAACGAAGGAAAAG GAGCTGCGATCCCGTGAGGAGGAACTGATGCGGGCAGCACTACAACAGAAATCACATGAAGAAGTGctaaagaggagagagcaacaACTGGCTGAGAGGGAGATCAACGTGCTTGAGCGCGAGCTTAACATCCTCATCTTCCAGCTTAACAAGGACAAGCCCAATGTTAAAAAGAGGAAGGGCAAGTTTAAGCGCAGCCGTCTCAAGTTGAAGGATGGCAACCGCATCAGCTTGCCCTCAG ATTTTCAGCACAAGATCACAGTGCAGGCTTCACCATCGATGGAGAAGAGGCGGAGTCTGAACAGCAACAGTTCCAGTCCTCCAAGCAGCCCCACACTCATTCCCCGCCTCCGGGCCATCCAGT TGAGCCGTTCCAGTGATTTGACACAAAGGAACAGTATTTATGTATATCACCAAGATGTGGATATCACGAACGAGTGTAAACCTCGTACAGGGAGGAAAG TAACTCTAGATGAGAGCAACAGGACATGGGGCAGGAGCACCATCTACAAGCCTGAGGAGTTTGAGGATGCAAAGAAGGGCATAAAGAAGAAGGTTCGCACATGGGGTCCAAGCTCCATTCAGACCAAGGAGAGAGGAAACAGCGCTGAAAG AGTCCGGCCGCTCTCGGATGGAAACAATCCTTGGTCTACTACTCTGCTGAAATCCCAGAAATCTGTTCCACTGGCTGCATTATTTGCAGAACAGG GGACGGCTAAAGATGAAACAAGCTCTCTCGAAGGTTCAGACAGCAAACCAAAGCAACTCAAGTTCCCCAATCAGGTCTATATTGATCTACCTCCGTGGAAGGACGAGCAGAGCGAGGGGCCCGGGGTAAGTGTAGGGGGTGGTGAAGAGAGCCAGGAGGAGCCTGCCACATCGACCAGCTCAACAAGCACAACACCACAGCATACACCCACCAACAGTCTGAAGCGTGCAGGTGGGCGGCGGCGCACAGACACCGTGCTGTACGGCTGCGCCTCTCTCCTAGCTGCTGTGGCTCTGGGTCTGGACCTGCGCGATGCCCACAAGGCCACGCCCACTGATGATGTGGAACCTCGAGAAGACAAGAAGAAGCGAGAAGGCCTGTTTCAGCGTGCCACACGTTTCCGGCGTAGTTCCAGTCCACGCAGGGACGACAACCTGTTGACCATGTCCTCAATCACAGAGTGCAACTCCACCAAGTGTCTCATCCACTCGGACTCTGAGGGTCCCGAGCATAGTCCTGCATTTGAAGCACCACTCAACGGCCCTGGATTCTACAATACTAACCAGAGCGGCAAAAATGTGGGCAGAACTGAAAATCAGGGCGCACCGGTAGTACCAGAGCATTCCAGTTCCGGGTCCCGGCTCAGGAGGAAGAAATCCAGGCCTGCTGTCTCTCAGAATG AAGTCCCTGTAATCTCATCCTCACAGAAGAAGAAACCTGACCAAGAGAATAGCCAGGAAAAACGGACCACTTCAGACTCCAGGCCCAGGCCATTGTCCCTGAGAGCTAGACCTCATTGCTGGGGTCTTCTGAGGAGCAGAAACAAGAGCTACTCTCTGGGTCACTGCTCTGGAGAGAAAAGTGTGCAGAGTCTGGACATCATGTTGTCATCTGAGGTCAAAATGGGCTGCTCTCTTTTAGACGTGGACACTGAGGGACAGAAACGGGACTGCACCGTTCCCCTTTGCCGAATCCAGAGCACACCAAGTCGCCCGTCTGTCTTTGAACTGGAAAAAGAGTTCTTTTCTTGA
- the map3k21 gene encoding mitogen-activated protein kinase kinase kinase 21 isoform X4: protein MDVPQAVFPNGEGRVAARGWPESSTPSSSSFSVAAAGSSCAHSAPARTRSLWTAAYDYEASGEDELSLRRGDVVEVLSKDAAVSGDEGWWTGKLNHRVGIFPSNYVTYRPAAVSTPSASQDPLHIPFSALVLEEIIGVGGFGKVYRGTWREQEVAVKAARQDPDEDITATAESVKQEAKLFAMLLHPNIIRLEGVCLEEPNLCLVMEYAQGGTLNRALTGRRIPPHILVNWAVQIAKGMQYLHEDAAVPIIHRDLKSSNILILERIENNDIGRKTLKITDFGLAREWHKTTKMSAAGTYSWMAPEVIKSSLFSKGSDVWSYGVLLWELLTGEVPYRGIDGLAVAYGVAVNKLTLPIPSTCPEPFAKLMEDCWEQDPHIRPMFATILEQLTAIEEAVMATMPQESFHSMQEDWRVEIQEMFDELRTKEKELRSREEELMRAALQQKSHEEVLKRREQQLAEREINVLERELNILIFQLNKDKPNVKKRKGKFKRSRLKLKDGNRISLPSDFQHKITVQASPSMEKRRSLNSNSSSPPSSPTLIPRLRAIQLTLDESNRTWGRSTIYKPEEFEDAKKGIKKKVRTWGPSSIQTKERGNSAERVRPLSDGNNPWSTTLLKSQKSVPLAALFAEQGTAKDETSSLEGSDSKPKQLKFPNQVYIDLPPWKDEQSEGPGVSVGGGEESQEEPATSTSSTSTTPQHTPTNSLKRAGGRRRTDTVLYGCASLLAAVALGLDLRDAHKATPTDDVEPREDKKKREGLFQRATRFRRSSSPRRDDNLLTMSSITECNSTKCLIHSDSEGPEHSPAFEAPLNGPGFYNTNQSGKNVGRTENQGAPVVPEHSSSGSRLRRKKSRPAVSQNAAGSNCSMSTVAAEVPVISSSQKKKPDQENSQEKRTTSDSRPRPLSLRARPHCWGLLRSRNKSYSLGHCSGEKSVQSLDIMLSSEVKMGCSLLDVDTEGQKRDCTVPLCRIQSTPSRPSVFELEKEFFS, encoded by the exons ATGGATGTTCCCCAGGCCGTTTTCCCGAACGGTGAGGGACGCGTAGCCGCGCGCGGATGGCCGGAGAGCTCCACTCCCTCCTCCTCTTCGTTCTCCGTCGCCGCGGCCGGGAGCTCTTGCGCGCACTCGGCGCCGGCGCGAACGCGCTCGTTGTGGACCGCGGCGTACGACTACGAGGCGAGCGGCGAGGACGAGCTCAGCCTGCGGCGCGGCGATGTGGTCGAGGTCCTGTCCAAAGACGCGGCCGTGTCGGGCGATGAGGGCTGGTGGACCGGCAAGCTCAACCACCGCGTGGGAATCTTCCCGTCCAACTACGTCACCTACAGACCGGCGGCGGTGTCCACGCCGTCAGCGTCGCAAGACCCCCTGCACATCCCGTTCAGCGCGCTCGTGCTCGAGGAGATCATCGGCGTCGGCGGCTTCGGCAAAGTCTACCGCGGCACGTGGCGCGAGCAGGAGGTGGCCGTGAAGGCGGCGCGTCAGGACCCAGACGAGGACATCACCGCCACAGCGGAGAGCGTCAAGCAGGAGGCCAAGCTGTTCGCCATGCTGCTCCACCCCAACATCATCCGGCTCGAGGGTGTGTGCCTGGAGGAGCCCAACCTGTGCCTGGTGATGGAGTACGCGCAGGGAGGCACGCTGAACCGCGCGCTCACCGGCAGGCGCATCCCGCCGCACATCCTGGTCAACTGGGCCGTACAGATAGCCAAGGGCATGCAGTACCTGCACGAGGACGCCGCCGTGCCCATCATCCACCGCGATCTGAAGTCCAGCAACA TTTTAATACTTGAACGAATTGAAAACAATGACATTGGAAGAAAGACATTGAAGATTACCGACTTTGGCTTGGCAAGAGAGTGGCATAAGACTACTAAAATGAGCGCTGCCGGAACGTACTCGTGGATGGCTCCTGAGGTCATTAAATCCTCCCTGTTCTCCAAAGGCAGTGATGTATGGAG TTATGGAGTGCTTTTGTGGGAACTGCTGACGGGAGAGGTTCCTTACCGCGGTATTGATGGGTTGGCCGTTGCCTATGGAGTGGCTGTAAACAAGTTAACCCTCCCTATTCCATCCACCTGCCCCGAACCTTTTGCTAAGCTTATGGAAG ACTGCTGGGAACAGGATCCCCATATCCGGCCGATGTTTGCCACCATCCTAGAGCAGTTGACGGCCATAGAGGAGGCCGTGATGGCCACCATGCCACAGGAATCCTTCCACTCCATGCAGGAAGACTGGAGGGTGGAGATTCAGGAGATGTTTGATGAGCTGCGAACGAAGGAAAAG GAGCTGCGATCCCGTGAGGAGGAACTGATGCGGGCAGCACTACAACAGAAATCACATGAAGAAGTGctaaagaggagagagcaacaACTGGCTGAGAGGGAGATCAACGTGCTTGAGCGCGAGCTTAACATCCTCATCTTCCAGCTTAACAAGGACAAGCCCAATGTTAAAAAGAGGAAGGGCAAGTTTAAGCGCAGCCGTCTCAAGTTGAAGGATGGCAACCGCATCAGCTTGCCCTCAG ATTTTCAGCACAAGATCACAGTGCAGGCTTCACCATCGATGGAGAAGAGGCGGAGTCTGAACAGCAACAGTTCCAGTCCTCCAAGCAGCCCCACACTCATTCCCCGCCTCCGGGCCATCCAGT TAACTCTAGATGAGAGCAACAGGACATGGGGCAGGAGCACCATCTACAAGCCTGAGGAGTTTGAGGATGCAAAGAAGGGCATAAAGAAGAAGGTTCGCACATGGGGTCCAAGCTCCATTCAGACCAAGGAGAGAGGAAACAGCGCTGAAAG AGTCCGGCCGCTCTCGGATGGAAACAATCCTTGGTCTACTACTCTGCTGAAATCCCAGAAATCTGTTCCACTGGCTGCATTATTTGCAGAACAGG GGACGGCTAAAGATGAAACAAGCTCTCTCGAAGGTTCAGACAGCAAACCAAAGCAACTCAAGTTCCCCAATCAGGTCTATATTGATCTACCTCCGTGGAAGGACGAGCAGAGCGAGGGGCCCGGGGTAAGTGTAGGGGGTGGTGAAGAGAGCCAGGAGGAGCCTGCCACATCGACCAGCTCAACAAGCACAACACCACAGCATACACCCACCAACAGTCTGAAGCGTGCAGGTGGGCGGCGGCGCACAGACACCGTGCTGTACGGCTGCGCCTCTCTCCTAGCTGCTGTGGCTCTGGGTCTGGACCTGCGCGATGCCCACAAGGCCACGCCCACTGATGATGTGGAACCTCGAGAAGACAAGAAGAAGCGAGAAGGCCTGTTTCAGCGTGCCACACGTTTCCGGCGTAGTTCCAGTCCACGCAGGGACGACAACCTGTTGACCATGTCCTCAATCACAGAGTGCAACTCCACCAAGTGTCTCATCCACTCGGACTCTGAGGGTCCCGAGCATAGTCCTGCATTTGAAGCACCACTCAACGGCCCTGGATTCTACAATACTAACCAGAGCGGCAAAAATGTGGGCAGAACTGAAAATCAGGGCGCACCGGTAGTACCAGAGCATTCCAGTTCCGGGTCCCGGCTCAGGAGGAAGAAATCCAGGCCTGCTGTCTCTCAGAATG cagcTGGCTCAAACTGTTCTATGTCTACTGTTGCTGCAGAAGTCCCTGTAATCTCATCCTCACAGAAGAAGAAACCTGACCAAGAGAATAGCCAGGAAAAACGGACCACTTCAGACTCCAGGCCCAGGCCATTGTCCCTGAGAGCTAGACCTCATTGCTGGGGTCTTCTGAGGAGCAGAAACAAGAGCTACTCTCTGGGTCACTGCTCTGGAGAGAAAAGTGTGCAGAGTCTGGACATCATGTTGTCATCTGAGGTCAAAATGGGCTGCTCTCTTTTAGACGTGGACACTGAGGGACAGAAACGGGACTGCACCGTTCCCCTTTGCCGAATCCAGAGCACACCAAGTCGCCCGTCTGTCTTTGAACTGGAAAAAGAGTTCTTTTCTTGA